The genomic window AGGAATCCACGACCAACTCGGAGGAGGGTTTCACCGGTACACCACTGACCGGGCCTGGCGTATTCCCCACTTTGAGAAGTTCACTACGGGAAATGCCCTACTGCTCATGAACTATCTTCGCGCCTACCAGGCAACAGGGAACGCGCGCTACAGGGAGGTCGCCGAGGGGATCATTGTCTACACGAACGCGGTCCTGTCCGATCAAGAACGGGGAGGGTTTTACGCGGACCAGGATGCGGATATAGGTCCTGGGGACGATGGGGCCTACTATACCTGGACCATCCAGGAAGTGAGGGCAGCGCTGTCAAAGGATGAGGCAGAGGTCCTCGTACGACATTACGCCATCGATGAGAAGGGAGACATGCGGGAGACTCCCGGACGAAACGTCCTTTGGGTGGCGTCCACACCTGAGCAGATCGCCCGGGACCTTTCCCTTCCTGTCCGTCAGGTCAAGGCCCTCATCGCGAGTGGGAACACCCGCTTGATCGAGGCACGGACAAAGCGGAAGACACCCTTTGTGAACCAGACCCTGTTCGCCGACCGGAACGGCATGATGATCAGCGCCTACCTCGAGGCCTACAAGGTCCTGGGCCGGGAAGAGCTCAAGGTTCTTGGCTTGAAAAGCCTGAACTATCTCCTCACGCGCATCTACTCGCGGGAAGAGGGACTGTACCACGCCCTCTCCGACGGGAAACCCCACACCCCCGGCTTCCTCAGCGATTACGTGTGGATCACCGCAGCCCTCCTCCAGGCCTTCCAGGTCACGGGAGACGTCCGGTATCTCAAGACGGCAAGAGAATTGATGGATCAGGCCCTTCGCACCTTCTGGGACGAGACCGGGAATGCCTTCTTCGACTTCCGACCCGAATCGACGGCCCTGGGTCTCCTCAAGCGCCCCTCCAAATCCTTTACGGACACCCCCTTTCCCTCGCCGAACGCCATGGCGGCCTTGGTCCTGAACGAACTGTATTTGCTGACAAACGCGAACATGTATCACAAGCGGGCCGAGCAGATCCTGGAGACATTCGCTGTAGCTGCCCCCGACAATGGGATATTCGCTTCGACCTACGCCCTGGCAGTCGATCTTCACCTACACCCTCCGGCCCATGTGGCCATCATTGGCCCCCGATCCGACCCCCGCACCCTGGCCTTGTGGCAGGCCGCCCTGAAAGCCTTTCGGCCCGGAAAGATCGTGGCAGCCTATGATCCGGCCCTTGAGGAGGCAGCAAAGCTCCCCCCGCCGATCGCTGCGGCCATGCAAGCGACGCGCGCGAAAGGCACGCCACAGGCCTACGTCTGTGTGGGGATTTCCTGCTCGCTTCCCACTACCGAGCCGGAAGCGGTCACAGTTCTGGTCCAAACTTTCGAGCGGCAGATTCCCCACTGACCGATGTGAAACCGGCTGAGAACGGAGCCAGATGGGAGAACCAGAGAATGCTCTATGGCGTTCTGGCCGACTTCGTAGTGATGGTGCATTTTGCCTTCGTCCTGTTCGTAGTACTCGGCGGATTCTTCGTCCTGAGGTGGA from Candidatus Methylomirabilota bacterium includes these protein-coding regions:
- a CDS encoding thioredoxin domain-containing protein, which gives rise to MKTYMDTFRSWICVSGIMAALTLVATPPIEAGQKLTNQLAGASSPYLQEAASHPVAWYPWGEEAFRLAKELDRPILMDIGAIWCHWCHVMDHETYSNPEVAQLINNAFIAIRVDRDERPDIDARYQQAVQAITGHGGWPLTVFMTPEGKVFYGGGTFFPDDRFGRPGFKRLLPKLAELYRDRREMILTTADKLYKALSTHEAERLRKAPLSPQLVEAIIQSMTRFFDEEHGGFGPAVKFPHTGSIALALRTYAEKGDEQMLRIATTTLDEMAKGGIHDQLGGGFHRYTTDRAWRIPHFEKFTTGNALLLMNYLRAYQATGNARYREVAEGIIVYTNAVLSDQERGGFYADQDADIGPGDDGAYYTWTIQEVRAALSKDEAEVLVRHYAIDEKGDMRETPGRNVLWVASTPEQIARDLSLPVRQVKALIASGNTRLIEARTKRKTPFVNQTLFADRNGMMISAYLEAYKVLGREELKVLGLKSLNYLLTRIYSREEGLYHALSDGKPHTPGFLSDYVWITAALLQAFQVTGDVRYLKTARELMDQALRTFWDETGNAFFDFRPESTALGLLKRPSKSFTDTPFPSPNAMAALVLNELYLLTNANMYHKRAEQILETFAVAAPDNGIFASTYALAVDLHLHPPAHVAIIGPRSDPRTLALWQAALKAFRPGKIVAAYDPALEEAAKLPPPIAAAMQATRAKGTPQAYVCVGISCSLPTTEPEAVTVLVQTFERQIPH